From a single Sinorhizobium sp. RAC02 genomic region:
- the mfd gene encoding transcription-repair coupling factor, with protein MIPGFSPERIAAAGHPLTIGAVPSGVEPLILADLARKTGPIAFVLSDGQRISDLEQMLGFVAPDIPVLTLPGWDCLPYDRVSPSAEVSARRLSALSALIAHQKKPHAAIVLVTVNAMLQKTAPRAIIESLAFSARPGNQIRMDDVAARLERNGFDRVATVREVGEYAVRGGILDVFVPSSGEPVRLDFFGDTLESIRSFDPASQRTTGQARSLDLNPMSEVTLTPETISRFRTQYLASFGAATRDDALYLAVSEGRRYAGMEHWLPLFYDELETTFDYLEGFRIVTDHTVRESAVERSRLVRDYYDARVASATPGKGQVAQSTPYKPVPPGQIYLDAERFAQELDQRNAIRLTPFNEHDGEARHVEAIEARPGVRWARPSGSEDAEGARVNVFGQAVTHIADKRASGAKVLVTGWSEGSLDRLLQVLSEHGLANVVPVEKFADLRKLKPGEAGSAVLSLESGFETGDIVVIGEQDILGDRMVRRSKRRKRGADFITEVAGLDEGSIVVHAEHGIGRFVGLRTIEAAGAPHACLELVYADDAKLFLPVENIDLLSRYGGEGSDAMLDKLGGVAWQARKAKLKKRLLDMANGLIQIAAARLVRHAPVLVSPEGIYDEFAARFPYDETDDQANAIDAVREDLGAGRPMDRLVCGDVGFGKTEVALRAAFIAAMNGVQVAVVVPTTLLSRQHFKTFTDRFRGLPIRLQQASRLVGSKELALTKKELSEGKTDIVVGTHALLGSSIKFANLGLLIIDEEQHFGVKHKERLKDLKSDVHVLTLSATPIPRTLQLAMTGVRELSLITTPPVDRMAVRTFISPFDPLVIRETLMREHYRGGQSFYVCPRLSDLSEIHDFLRQDVPELKVAVAHGQMPATELEDIMNAFYEGRYDVLLSTTIVESGLDVPTANTMIIHRADMFGLAQLYQLRGRVGRSKVRAFALLTLPVNRTLTGMAERRLKVLQSLDTLGAGFQLASHDLDIRGAGNLLGEEQSGHIKEVGFELYQQMLEEAVAEIKGDEEVADSGWSPQISVGTPVMIPDDYVPDLHLRLGLYRRLGEITELGDIDAFGAELIDRFGPLPLEVQHLLKIVYIKSLCRVANVEKLDAGPKGVVVQFRNKQFPNPAALVGYISKQGTLAKIRPDQSLFLSRDYPTPERRLTGAAQVMTQLAGLAKQGA; from the coding sequence ATGATCCCCGGTTTTTCCCCTGAACGCATTGCGGCTGCTGGCCATCCGCTGACCATCGGTGCCGTGCCGTCAGGCGTCGAGCCGCTGATCCTTGCCGACCTTGCGCGCAAGACCGGACCGATCGCCTTCGTTCTGTCGGACGGCCAGCGCATTTCCGATCTTGAACAGATGCTCGGCTTCGTCGCGCCCGACATTCCGGTGCTGACGCTGCCCGGTTGGGACTGTTTGCCCTATGACCGTGTGTCGCCGAGCGCCGAAGTGTCCGCACGTCGGCTTTCCGCGCTCTCGGCGTTGATCGCCCACCAGAAGAAGCCGCATGCGGCGATCGTGCTGGTTACCGTCAACGCCATGCTGCAGAAGACCGCGCCGCGCGCGATCATCGAAAGCCTCGCCTTCTCGGCCCGGCCCGGCAACCAGATCCGTATGGACGATGTGGCCGCGAGACTGGAGCGCAACGGCTTCGATCGTGTCGCAACCGTGCGCGAGGTCGGCGAATATGCCGTGCGCGGCGGCATTCTCGATGTCTTCGTGCCCAGCAGCGGTGAACCGGTGCGTCTCGATTTCTTCGGTGACACGCTGGAATCGATCCGTTCCTTCGACCCGGCCAGCCAGCGCACGACGGGCCAGGCGCGTTCGCTCGACCTCAATCCGATGAGCGAAGTAACGCTGACGCCGGAGACGATCTCCCGTTTCCGCACGCAGTATCTCGCGTCCTTCGGCGCTGCGACACGCGACGATGCGCTCTACCTCGCCGTCTCCGAGGGCCGGCGCTATGCCGGCATGGAGCACTGGCTGCCGCTGTTCTACGACGAGCTGGAGACGACCTTCGACTATCTCGAAGGCTTTCGCATCGTCACCGACCATACGGTGCGGGAATCGGCGGTCGAACGCTCGCGCCTGGTGCGTGACTATTACGATGCCCGCGTGGCATCCGCGACGCCCGGTAAGGGGCAGGTGGCGCAGTCCACGCCCTACAAGCCCGTTCCGCCCGGCCAGATCTACCTTGATGCCGAGCGCTTCGCGCAGGAACTGGATCAACGCAACGCCATCCGCCTGACGCCGTTCAACGAGCATGACGGCGAAGCGCGGCATGTCGAGGCGATCGAGGCGCGACCGGGCGTGCGCTGGGCACGGCCGAGCGGCAGCGAGGATGCCGAGGGCGCCCGCGTCAACGTGTTCGGCCAGGCCGTGACGCATATAGCGGACAAGCGCGCGTCGGGTGCCAAGGTTCTCGTCACGGGCTGGTCGGAAGGGTCGCTCGACCGTCTGTTGCAGGTGTTGTCCGAACACGGCCTCGCCAATGTCGTGCCCGTCGAAAAATTTGCCGACCTGCGCAAGCTGAAACCGGGTGAGGCGGGGTCTGCCGTTCTCAGCCTGGAAAGCGGTTTTGAGACCGGTGACATCGTCGTCATCGGCGAGCAGGATATTCTGGGCGACCGCATGGTGCGGCGCTCGAAGCGGCGCAAACGCGGTGCGGATTTCATCACCGAGGTCGCCGGGCTGGACGAAGGCTCGATCGTCGTGCATGCCGAACACGGCATCGGCCGCTTCGTCGGCCTGCGGACCATCGAGGCGGCAGGCGCACCGCATGCCTGCCTCGAACTCGTCTACGCAGACGACGCAAAACTCTTCCTGCCGGTGGAGAACATCGACCTGCTCTCGCGCTACGGCGGCGAGGGCAGCGATGCGATGCTCGACAAGCTCGGCGGTGTCGCCTGGCAGGCGCGCAAGGCCAAGCTCAAGAAGCGCCTGCTCGACATGGCGAACGGCCTCATCCAGATCGCCGCCGCGCGCCTGGTGCGCCATGCGCCGGTGCTCGTGTCGCCGGAAGGCATTTACGACGAGTTCGCCGCTCGCTTCCCCTATGACGAGACCGACGACCAGGCGAATGCCATCGATGCCGTGCGCGAGGATCTCGGCGCCGGCCGGCCGATGGACCGCCTCGTCTGTGGCGACGTCGGTTTCGGCAAGACGGAGGTAGCGCTACGTGCCGCCTTCATCGCTGCGATGAACGGCGTTCAGGTCGCCGTCGTCGTGCCGACCACGCTGCTCTCGCGCCAGCATTTCAAGACGTTCACCGACCGTTTCCGCGGGCTTCCGATCCGCTTGCAGCAGGCCTCCCGCCTCGTCGGCTCGAAGGAACTGGCGCTGACGAAGAAGGAACTGTCCGAGGGCAAGACGGATATCGTCGTCGGCACCCATGCGCTGCTTGGTAGCTCGATCAAGTTTGCCAATCTCGGCCTTTTGATCATCGACGAGGAGCAGCATTTCGGCGTGAAGCACAAGGAGCGGCTGAAGGATCTGAAGAGCGATGTGCATGTGCTGACGCTTTCTGCGACGCCCATCCCGCGCACGCTGCAGCTCGCCATGACGGGCGTTCGCGAACTGTCGCTGATCACCACGCCGCCGGTCGACCGCATGGCGGTGCGCACCTTTATCTCGCCGTTCGACCCGTTGGTCATTCGAGAGACCTTGATGCGCGAGCATTATCGCGGTGGCCAGAGCTTTTATGTCTGCCCGCGTCTTAGCGATCTCTCGGAAATCCATGATTTCCTGCGCCAGGATGTGCCGGAACTGAAAGTGGCTGTCGCACACGGCCAGATGCCGGCAACCGAGCTCGAAGACATCATGAACGCCTTCTACGAGGGCCGTTACGACGTGCTGCTCTCGACGACCATCGTCGAATCCGGTCTCGACGTGCCGACCGCGAACACGATGATCATCCACCGCGCCGACATGTTCGGCCTCGCCCAGCTCTACCAGCTGCGCGGCCGCGTCGGCCGGTCGAAGGTGCGCGCCTTCGCGCTGCTGACGCTGCCGGTCAACCGCACGCTTACGGGCATGGCGGAACGCCGCCTCAAGGTCCTGCAGTCGCTCGATACGCTCGGCGCCGGTTTCCAGCTCGCGAGCCACGATCTCGATATCCGCGGCGCCGGCAACCTGCTGGGCGAAGAGCAGTCCGGCCATATCAAGGAGGTCGGCTTCGAGCTCTACCAGCAGATGCTCGAAGAGGCGGTCGCCGAGATCAAGGGCGATGAAGAAGTCGCCGATAGCGGCTGGTCGCCGCAAATTTCCGTCGGCACGCCGGTGATGATTCCTGATGATTACGTGCCGGACCTGCACCTGCGGCTTGGCCTCTACCGCCGCCTCGGCGAGATTACCGAGCTTGGCGATATCGATGCTTTCGGTGCCGAACTGATCGACCGCTTCGGCCCGTTGCCGCTCGAGGTGCAGCATCTCCTGAAGATCGTCTACATCAAGTCGCTCTGCCGCGTGGCGAATGTCGAAAAGCTTGATGCCGGCCCGAAAGGTGTCGTCGTGCAGTTCCGCAACAAGCAATTCCCGAACCCGGCGGCCCTTGTCGGCTACATTTC
- a CDS encoding succinate dehydrogenase assembly factor 2 has translation MTGTTRSSAEIAPRRKRILFRCWHRGIREMDLVLGAFADAEIENLSEIELDELERIMEEEDNDLVKWVTGEMPVPEEFRDGLFPRIAAYRPDFSPLFKDDRA, from the coding sequence ATGACGGGAACGACACGCTCCAGCGCCGAGATCGCCCCACGCCGCAAGCGCATCCTCTTTCGCTGCTGGCACCGCGGTATCCGCGAGATGGACCTGGTGCTCGGCGCTTTCGCCGATGCGGAGATCGAAAACCTCAGCGAAATCGAACTGGACGAGCTGGAGCGCATCATGGAGGAGGAGGACAACGACCTCGTGAAATGGGTGACCGGCGAGATGCCGGTGCCTGAGGAATTTCGCGACGGCCTCTTCCCCCGCATCGCCGCCTATCGCCCCGATTTCTCTCCGCTCTTCAAAGACGACCGCGCATGA
- the recG gene encoding ATP-dependent DNA helicase RecG, whose product MRPALLDPLFAPLSSLPGIGPKLGDLFARLLNQESIDDCRVIDLVFHFPHSIVDRRNQPGIANAQQGVIVTITGRVDRHQPPPPGKSNQPYRVFLHDETGELALTFFRAKGNWLEKALPIDETVVVSGKVDWFNGRPSMVHPDYMVRLGEADNLPLVEPVHGLTAGLTSRVLRKAVEAAIARVPHLPEWIEQTLLQREGFPSAYDAIHRLHDPRDETDLDPQAPARRRLAYDEFLAGQISLALVRQRLRKVAGRPVVATGALSRPVIDALPFSLTNSQQVAIAEVLKDIAGEQRMLRLLQGDVGAGKTAVALMAMLAAVESGGQAVLMAPTEILARQHFATLSRMAAPAGVTIDVLTGRTKGRERDAILERIASGETQIVIGTHALFQDNVVYNDLVLAVVDEQHRFGVHQRLRLTAKGISPHMLVMTATPIPRTLVLAAFGDMDVSKLTEKPAGRKPIQTVVVAQERVGEIVDRLRAALAEGKKAYWICPLVEESEESDLMSVEERHATLASIFGPAAGLVHGRMSGPEKDAAMLAFKSGETRLLVATTVVEVGVDVPDATIMVIEHAERFGLAQLHQLRGRVGRGDEASSCILLYKGPLSENGRARLSILRDTEDGFRIAEEDLKLRGEGELLGTRQSGTPGFLVASLEAHGDLLEIARKDAAYVLERDADLTSERGEAIRTLLYLHRRDEAIRFLRAG is encoded by the coding sequence ATGCGTCCCGCCCTTCTCGATCCGCTCTTTGCACCGCTTTCTTCCCTTCCGGGCATCGGCCCGAAGCTGGGAGACCTGTTCGCGCGCCTGCTCAACCAGGAGAGCATCGACGACTGCCGCGTCATCGATCTCGTTTTCCATTTTCCCCACAGCATCGTCGATCGCCGCAACCAGCCGGGCATTGCCAATGCGCAGCAGGGCGTCATCGTGACGATCACCGGCCGCGTCGATCGCCACCAGCCGCCGCCGCCCGGCAAATCGAACCAGCCCTACCGTGTCTTCCTGCACGACGAGACGGGCGAGTTGGCGCTCACCTTCTTCCGCGCCAAGGGCAACTGGCTGGAAAAGGCATTGCCGATCGACGAAACGGTGGTCGTCAGCGGCAAGGTCGACTGGTTCAACGGCCGGCCCTCGATGGTGCATCCGGATTACATGGTCCGGCTTGGCGAAGCGGACAACCTGCCGCTGGTCGAGCCGGTGCATGGCCTGACCGCCGGCCTGACCTCCCGCGTGCTGCGCAAGGCGGTGGAGGCGGCGATCGCCCGCGTGCCGCACCTGCCGGAATGGATCGAACAGACGCTGTTGCAGCGGGAGGGTTTCCCCTCCGCCTACGATGCGATCCATCGCCTGCACGATCCGCGCGACGAGACGGACCTCGATCCGCAGGCCCCTGCCCGCCGCCGGCTTGCCTATGACGAGTTTCTGGCAGGTCAGATATCGCTCGCCCTCGTGCGTCAGCGCCTGCGCAAGGTCGCCGGTCGGCCGGTCGTCGCGACGGGTGCGCTCAGCCGACCGGTCATCGACGCCCTGCCCTTTTCGCTGACCAACAGCCAGCAGGTGGCAATCGCCGAGGTGCTCAAGGATATCGCAGGCGAGCAGCGTATGTTGCGGTTGCTGCAGGGCGATGTCGGCGCGGGCAAGACGGCGGTGGCGCTGATGGCGATGCTGGCGGCCGTCGAATCCGGCGGGCAGGCCGTGCTGATGGCACCGACCGAAATTCTTGCCCGGCAGCATTTCGCCACGCTGTCCCGCATGGCAGCACCGGCCGGCGTTACTATCGACGTCCTGACCGGACGGACGAAGGGCCGCGAACGCGATGCCATCCTCGAGCGCATCGCCTCCGGTGAAACGCAGATCGTCATCGGCACGCATGCGCTGTTCCAGGACAATGTCGTCTATAACGACCTCGTGCTCGCCGTGGTCGATGAGCAGCATCGCTTCGGCGTGCACCAGCGCCTGCGACTGACCGCGAAGGGCATCTCGCCGCACATGCTGGTAATGACGGCAACGCCCATCCCGCGCACACTCGTGCTTGCGGCCTTCGGCGACATGGATGTGTCCAAGCTCACGGAAAAGCCGGCCGGCCGCAAACCGATCCAGACCGTCGTGGTGGCACAGGAGCGCGTCGGCGAGATCGTCGACCGGCTACGCGCTGCCCTTGCCGAGGGCAAGAAGGCCTATTGGATCTGCCCGCTCGTCGAAGAATCGGAAGAGAGCGACCTGATGTCCGTCGAGGAGCGGCACGCAACGCTCGCCAGCATCTTCGGCCCCGCTGCCGGCCTCGTGCACGGGCGGATGAGCGGACCGGAGAAGGACGCGGCCATGCTTGCCTTCAAGAGCGGCGAGACGCGGCTTCTGGTGGCGACGACCGTCGTGGAGGTCGGTGTGGACGTGCCGGATGCCACCATCATGGTGATCGAACATGCCGAGCGTTTCGGGCTCGCACAGTTGCACCAGTTGCGTGGCCGCGTCGGGCGCGGCGACGAGGCGTCGAGCTGCATCCTGCTCTACAAGGGACCGCTCAGCGAGAATGGGCGGGCGCGTCTTTCCATCCTGCGCGACACGGAAGACGGCTTCCGCATCGCCGAAGAGGACCTGAAGCTGCGCGGCGAAGGCGAGTTGCTGGGGACCCGGCAATCCGGCACACCGGGCTTTCTGGTGGCGAGCCTCGAAGCGCACGGCGATCTGCTGGAGATTGCGCGCAAGGACGCCGCCTACGTGCTGGAACGCGATGCCGACCTGACGAGCGAGCGTGGCGAGGCGATCCGCACGCTGCTCTATCTCCACCGCCGCGATGAGGCGATCCGCTTCCTGCGCGCCGGATGA